The DNA sequence GGCTTGAATCTATCAGCATAAGAGTCTGCCGGGAATTATCTCTGACATACCTGTACGGCTTACCATCTTCTCTCAGTGAATTCCCGATAACTATACTCACCTCCCCTTGAGGTACGGACGAAACCAGTCTGATATGAGTTCCTCTGTCGTTGAGTCCCGTGACCCCGGGACCGGGTTGATCATGGTCTATGAATTTGCGGGCTCGAGCCCCGGACAGTCTTGAAAGAAAAGAATTCACTTTGTTCGACTGGAGGTCCAGCGCAACGGGCTCAACCATCATAAAACCGCTTCCGAGTCTTCCGATCTCGTAGCTGAATCCTTCAGTTTTTACGGATATTCTTTGAACTTCCTTATTCTTGAACTCCAAAACATTTTTCTTCCGCAGGTCATACAATTTTTTGTTTGTTTGTGCAAATATACTTTTTGAGACAGTGAAGACCTGATTATCCTCCAATCGGTACGCAAAGACATAATCGCCGGTGGGGCTTTCCTCTCCGAGGGAAAAACCGATGAACGTGCTGTCGGAAATCCGGAGTTTTAGGGAAATTAGCGGCGGCTCCAACCCGTAAACTTGAAGATTTATATCATCCTCACCGGAAAGCCGCCTCTCTGTTTTTGCTCCTTTCGCCGCGCGGAGCAAACTGTTTATTGTCGATCCATCCGCTTTTGCACTCACGGGAGAATCGATAAACCAACCGTCTCCGGATCTTGACAGCGAATACTCACCATGCTCCGAGATCAGGTCGATATTCTCCACATTTTCTGTTTCGAACTGAATTAACCTGGTTGCGAGCGCTTCTTCCGCTTTCTTTTCCTCTGCCGGTTTGTAATCGAGAAGATAAACCGCTAATGCAGCGATAAGTAAAATCCCGGCGAACAGCCAGGTAGATTTGAACTTCATCTAATATTTCCTGCGCTTGAAGTACACTCCGATTCCGAACCCGAGAATAGAAACCGGCAGCATAACCACCAGAAGCCAGAACACTACCTTAGTTTGCTTGAGCGTCATGCTGACCCGCCTGTCTTCGGGGTCCCTCGGCCGAATAGAGATCAGTGATTCGTCTTCGAGCAGCCACGAGACCATGTTAAGAAAAAGGTCTTTGTTCCCCGGCGCGCGTTCGAGATATGAATTCGACGGAAAATCGGAATCACCGACAACGATAATCCGACCACCCTCTCTGCCCTCTTTGACTTTTCCTACCACAGCCAACACTACCGGTCCGGGATTGTCCCTGTTTTCGTCAAAACCCGCCTGGTTCTTGTCGAGCAGCGCAAAGTCTGTTTCTCCCCATGAACTGCCGCTCGTAAGAACCAGTTCCGTTAAGTCGTAGTCTCCGGATTCGCTGTTTTCCTGAACTTGCAGCGACCGGGCGGTCGGGAATGCGCTCGCTAACCTGAAATCTTCCGTTATTCTATGCTGACCGTATCCGGCGGCGGTCGGTTCGAGCGATACACGCATATTCCTTTTCAATCCTCCTCCGGATATAATAAATGAGGCGCTCTGCTCAAGGACGATATCATTTTGAAGGGTCACGCCTATATCAGAGAGGAGTTCGTCTATCCCCGAATCTTCAACTCTCGGTTCAAACATGAGCATTAAGCTGCCGCCGCCGGACAGATACTCCCTAAGCGCTCCCACTTCGCGCGGTAGGAGACTTTTTTCCGCACCCGCAATCAGCACGAGCGAAGCATCTTCCGGAACCGAATCCTGCTGAAACAGATGCAGAGTCTCGGTCTGATAATTCACCTTGTTCAGCTCACCCGTTATCAGAGAGAGTGATTCCCTGTTCTCCACCGAGAGCTCAAAACTTTTTTCGCCATGACCCGATAAGAAGTATATTTTATGGGCTTTATCGCTGATCAGTTTAATGAGCCCGTTAGTCAACTTCTCTTCATTGACGTCTTGAATCCTCTCTTCTCTGCCGCCCGATTGAATTACCAATTCGCCGTATTTTTTTATACCGAATTTTTTCGCTATATCCGGATTTTTATCCGGGTCCATCACATCGTATATGAATTTACCCGAGTGATGCGAATACTCCTCTAACAGGTCCCTAATTCGCCCTGACTGCATCTCTGATTGGAACGCTGTTACTTTGACTTCTTTTTCAAGCCCCCTAAGCACACTTATTGTCTGCTTCGCAAGACTGTATTGACCGGATGAGGTAGTATCAACTCTCCAGCTGTGTCTTTTTAAACTGAAATTCCCCAGCGCAAGTATTCCGAGAATAATCAGGCTGAGCATAATCGCATTCGCTCCGTATTTTGTGGAACGTTTGCCGATGAATGACATAACGTTTCTTCGGTTCAGTACGATATTCAAAAATAACAGACCGCCGCCCGCCGAAGTGAACACTATTCCGGCAGTAGTCCATATATTATTCACAACATAAAGGAACAAACCCGTGAGAAGAGAGAGAGAAGCGCCGTAAATAATATATTTAGAATAATTTCCCAACTCTTATCCCCTCCACTTAGCCGATTCTACCGCCTGATATGTCAGGAAGAGACTGAAAAATCCGAATGACACATAAAATGCAATGTCAGAACTGTCTATGACTCCTTTTGCAAAATCCTGAAAATGTTCCATCACCGACATATACCGCAGCACTTCCCCGAATGGCGGACCCACAAAATTAGCCGCCCATCCCACGAACCATAAGATCATCATAGCTCCGAAACAACCGACTGCGGCGATTATCTGATTTTCTGTCAGCGAGGAGATGAACGTACCGACGGCTATAGTAAACGCTCCCATAAACGCCAGACCTATGTAGCCCGCTACGATAGGCATCAACTCGGGATTTCCGTAGATGAACAGCACCGAAATATAACTTGTCGTACCGAATATCATCGCCAGATAAACTGTCAGCGCCGCAAAGAACTTACCGATTATTATCTCCCAATTCGTAATAGGAGAGGTAAGGAGCAGCTCGATAGTCCCTGTCCTTTTCTCATCCGAAAAGAGCTTCATTGTTATCATCGGAAGCATGAACAGCGTAATCACGCTCATGTTGAGGAAGAGGGAGCGCACGACCATCTGATTGACGTTCATCGCCGGAACCTGCATCCTGAACTGCTGTGCCTGCATCATCATTCTCATGCTCATTTCTATGAAACTCTGAAGAAGCAAATAGAAGAATATTCCGCTGATCGTCAGGAAAAGGGCGATGACTACATAAGCGATCGGCGAGACAAAATAAGAGCGAAGCTCCCTCATGTAGATATGATATGCGTTTCTCACGCCTCTCCCTCCTCGTCGGTCGTCAGCTGGAGGAAAATTTCCTCTAAACTCAACCCGACCGACTTCATCTCAAGCAAGTCCCACCCGTTGTTCACAACCGAGGCTGCCAACGCAGCACGCACCTCAGAATTTCTTTCAATTTCCAAAGTATATACAGTACTATCTTCCTTTTCGCTGCTTTTCAGACTTGTAACTCCTCCGACTTCGCTCAACGCTTTGGAGATTTTTTCGGATGGTCCCATTATCTGTAATTCGAGTTTTTCGTGACCCTGTAATCCTCCCACAAGGTTTTCCGGTGTATCTTCCGCTACTATTTTACCCTTGTGGATAATTATTACCCTGCCGCATGTGGCGCTTACTTCCGGTAGGATATGAGTAGACAATATAATGGTGTGGTCCTGACCGAGTTCGGTGATGAGCTCTCTCACTTCGATGATCTGCTTCGGATCCAAACCCACAGTCGGTTCATCGAGGACTAATACTTCAGGATCATGTATCAGCGCCTGCGCCAAACCGACCCTTTGCTTATATCCCTTTGACAATTTAGCTATCAGGCGCTTCCTGACTTCTATAGTACTCGTTCTTTCGAGTACCTCTTCCTGCCTTAATTTTAGCTCCTTACCGCTCAGCCCTTTTATCTTACCGACAAACGACAGGTAGCCGTCCACCGTCATCTCAGAATAGAGCGGAGGATGTTCGGGAAGGTATCCGACCCGTTTTTTCACGCTCATTGGATTATCAAATACATCGAACCCTCCGACCGATACAGAACCTTCGGTTGCGGGCATATAACAGGTGAGTATGCGCATAATAGTCGTTTTACCGGCGGCGTTGGGCCCCAGAAACCCGACTACCTCTCCCTTGTCTATGAAGAACGATACGTTTTTTACAGCTTCGAACGAACCGTAACTCTTTGACAAATTTTTAACGTCTATCAAGTTTCTTCCTCCCCTTCCGAAACACTAATCGGTTTTTGACCCGATTTGTTCACTACCGGAACGATCTTTGTCTTATCGACCATTGTGACAGTATCGGAAATCAATCTGTCACCGACAGATTTATTCGGAATAAAGCGCGCAAACTTCACGAGATCGCTTTCACTAAGCACTTCTTTTACACCGTCGCCTATCTTTTCGTATAACCCTGCCCTCTCGATAGCGTCTAACACTTCCGTAGTAGTCATTTCAAGCGCTTTTAGAAAATACCGGTTTTCGATATATTCTCTCAAAATCTTGGATAATGCGGTGTAATATCGGTCGACCTGATTATTTTCAATGAGTCTTTTCTCTTTTAATATACGTAAAGATTCGAGCGCTATTTCGTGAGCGGGTCTGATATCTTTTTTCTTCTTGAAGGGAACGATCGGTTTATCACTCCTTTTCCGCCAAAAATAATACACAATCAGCGCTACTGTAAGAAGTGCTAACAGAAGAATTACGAGCCACCACCGGTCGAACGGCTGCGGAATTTCAATCGGCTCCTTAATATCTCTTATATCCGAAGCGTCTGCTGTGAGGAGCGACTGAACATAAATCCAAACGGTGTCCGTCTGCGTGTTCTTCCGATCGGTCGCATCCAGTTCATGCCAATAAACTATTTTTTGTGAAGGAATGACGATCCTGCCTGTATCAAAGACGAACGTCTCAAATGAATGAATCTCAGCCGTCATACCGCCCTCGATTCGTTCTCTCGTAATCCGCGGATCGCCGACCTCCATGGGAAGCAACGCTACTTTTAAGTCGGGGATTTGAAACTGATATCCGTCGGCGAATTTTAGCTCGAGCTTTAATTGCAGGAGGTCGCCGACCTTTGAAGTTTCCGGTGTCAGGAATAGATCAGCCTGAACTTCCTGTGAATAACCCCTGTTTTCCGACGATAGAATAAACAGTGCGAGTGATATCGAAATCAGAGAATATCTCATCGAATCCTTTTGGCTCTCTCCCGGAAAAATCTATATAACGGTTCCACATATGACTCGCCAGTCATTATTGTGATATAATCCATGTTGATCTTCTTGAACATTCTTTCCAAACCTTCATTCCTTGCTTTTCTCATTGCGGCGTAGGAATTTCTGACTTTGGCGTTTGAAGTGTCCACTACAACGTTTTCACCCGTTTCAGCATCGACCAGAGACATCAGCCCCACATCGGGAAGATTCTCTTCGAGTCGGTCGGTCATCTTTATCGCTATCGTGTCATGTTTAGACGAAGTAACCCTCAGCTGTTTTTCATATCCCTCATCCATAAAATCAGACAGTATGAAAACAACGGAATGCCTCTTCAAAACTCTTAAGAGATAATCGAGAGCCGATTTCATATCCGTCCCCTTATTCTGGGGCTCATGATATACGATTTCCCTTAAAACCCTCAAAACGTGCTGCTTTCCCTTCCGGGGCGGAATAAATTTCTCCACCCTGTCGGTAAAGACCAGGAGTCCGACCTTGTCGTTATTTTTCATTGCGGAGAAGGCGAGCAGAGCGCAAATTTCGATAGCGACTTCATCCTTCATCCGGTGCCGGCTTCCGAAAGTTCCCGACCTGCTCATATCGACAACAAGCATTACCGAGAGCTCGCGCTCTTCACTGAAGATCTTGACAAAGGGAGTACCGGCCCGCGCCGTAACGTTCCAATCGATATTGCGAATATCATCTCCGTGTATATATTCACGAACCTCGGCGAATTCCATCCCGCGTCCCTTAAACACCGTGTGATACTCACCGCTGAATATTTCGTTCACAAGACCTTTTGTCCCGATCTCTATCCGGCGAATGTTCTCGAGTACTTCTTTAGGCAGCATTTTTGATTTGAAAAACTATTTTATGAAAAATCAGGGTACTTCTACAGCGTCGAAAATTCGATCAATTATCATTTCCGTAGTCATCTCTTCGGCTTCCGCTTCGTAAGTCAATATAATCCTGTGTCTCATGACGTCCATTCCAATCGCCCGGATATCCTCCGGCGTTACGTAACCCCTGCGCATGATAAATGCATGGGCTTTCGCCGCAAGCCTGAGAAAAATAGAAGCTCTCGGCGATGCCCCGAAAGCGATCAATCCTTTCAATTCGCTTAAACCGACCGACTCGGGGTCTCTTGTCGCAAAAGTAAGATCGACAATATACCTTTCCACCTTTTCGTCTATATAAACTTCGTCGACTACTTTGCGGGCAGATAGTATCTCCTTCGTGGTTACGACCGGATTCACCTCCGGTATCTCTCCTGTATTTCCCATTCTTTGCATTATCTCCAGCTCCTCCGCCCTGTCGGGATAGTCAACAATGACCTTGAGCATAAAGCGGTCGATCTGAGCTTCGGGAAGCGGATAGGTTCCCTCCTGCTCAATAGGATTTTGGGTCGCCAGAACAAGGAAAGGTACCGGGAGCGGGAACGTCTCCTTTCCGATAGTCACCTGCCTTTCCTGCATAGATTCCAATAGAGCGCTTTGTACCTTAGCCGGAGACCTGTTAATTTCATCCGCGAGTATAAGATTGGAGAAAATCGGTCCCTTTCTCGTTGTGAAAGCACCGTCCTTCGGATTAAATATCAGGGTGCCCACCAGATCCGCAGGCAGAAGATCGGGAGTAAATTGAATCCTCTGAAAATCAGCCTTGATCACTTTCGCCAGCGTGCTGACAGTAAGTGTTTTTGCCAATCCCGGCACCCCCTCGAGAAGGATATGTCCGTCCGCCAATAGACTTATGAGCAGCCGTCTTATCAGCGTTTTTTGCCCTACTATTACCTTATCGATCTCGGCTACAATCTTATCAATAAATTGACTCTCGACTTCTATTTTCGAGTGTAATTTATCTAAATCAACAGCCATCAAATTCGTCCGCCATCAATCTGATCGAGTTGCTTCAGCTTCAATCCGTTCCTGTTATCTTTTTTAACTCGGTTATATCGTCAAGGTCCTTTCCGAGATATTGCAGCTCGAACTCCACTGCCTCCGAAAGGTCGTTTCCCTCGTATTTTTCCTTGAATTCCAGGTACGCCGCCTGCGCTTTGTCATAGTCCTTTACATAATTGGCGTAGATGTAACCGATCATAAACTGTGCTTTGGGCGCCAGATTAGAATCCGGGAATTCGAGGATTATCCGTCTATACTCTACTACCGCCTTGGGATAATCGTTTTTAATGTTTGCGAAACCGTCGGCTAACATAAATCTCGCCTCAGAGGCGTATTCTGATTCAGGATAGTTATCCAATAGTTTCTTAAGCGTTTCCAATGCTTCCTCGTACTTCTCCTGAGATTGCAGCTTCTTTGTCTTGGACCACAGCTCAACATCTGTTTCTTTAATAGAACAGGATGTCAGCATAACGATCGCGGCTGTCATTAAGCAAATGTTACTAATCAATTTCATTTATCACTCCTCCTTAATATCAAAAGTCTGATTCTCCTTCCTGCCGGCAGCGGTACTCTTTAAACAATTGAGACGTATTAAAAGCCACCTTTGGCGTGGAGAAATTTATTATGTTTTAAAAGAAATGCAAGTGCTCTTATGCAAATTATCTTTTTAAACGGTTACTGACGGATTTGAATAATATTTGGAATTCGGGTTCAGGTAACAAACCTATACCTTAACAACCTCAATGCCGGAGCCATTGACGCGCGCTTCCAATTCATCTCCTGCCTTCGCTTCACCGGTCAGCATAAGGTTTGCTACCCTGTCTGTTATCTCCCTTTGCAATAGTCTTTTCAACGGTCTTGCGCCGTATGCGGGATCATATCCTTTTTCCGCAAGCATATCAAGCGCCTCATCCCCAAGCGAGAATTTTATGCCCTGCTCACTTATCTTACTCGAAATCCTATCCAGCTGAATCTTAACGATTTTCCGTACGCTTTCAGCCGTCAAGGGGTGGAAGACCACTATGTCGTCAATCCTGTTCAGAAATTCAGGTTTGAAAGTGCTCTGTAGGAGTTTCTGTACTTCGGCGCTGATTTCTTTGTATATCTCCGGTTCATTTTCCGAGGTCAGCTGCGCCGATTTTTCAACTATAATCGAGGAACCGAGGTTTGAGGTCATTATAAATATCGTATTCCTGAAGTTCACAACACGTCCTTGTCCGTCCGTCATGCGCCCGTCGTCAAGCGCCTGGAGCAGCACATTGAACACATCATTATGGGCTTTTTCGATCTCGTCCATTAAAATTACCGAATACGGTTTTCTTCGAACTGCTTCCGTCAGTTGTCCGCCCTCCTCGTATCCTACGTATCCGGGGGGTGCGCCGATGAGTCGCGACACTGAATGCTTCTCCATGTACTCGGACATGTCAAGCCGAATTATGGCATCTTCGTCGTCAAACAAAAACTCAGCCAAACCTTTGGCGAGTTCTGTCTTGCCGACTCCCGTTGAACCTATAAAAATAAATGAACCGAGCGGACGTGATTCCTCCTGGAGTCCGACTCTCGCACGTTTGACCGCGTCAGATACTGATTTAATCGCCTCCGGCTGGCCGATAACCCGTCTGCCGAGCCTTTCTTCCATGTGAAGCAATTTATCACGTTCCCCCTCCATCATCCTGCTGACAGGAATATTGGTCCATTGAGAGATTACCTCTGCGATGTCCTCTTCATCTATTTCTTCTCTCAGCAGCCTCTTGTCCTTCTGGAGTTTTTTCAGGTTATCGTTTAATTTATCCGCTTCAGCCTTGAGCTCGATCAACCTCCCGTGCTTCAACTCAGCGGCTTTTTCGTAATCACCTTCTGATTCAGCCTTGCCGTAAGCGGTTCGGGCAGACTCTATCTCTTCTTTTACTTCTCTGAGTCTCCCGATTACTACCTTCTCGGCCGTCCACTGTCCCCTTAAGTTCTCGGCGTCCTTATGAAGGGTTTTCAGCTGCTTATCCAGTTCTTTTACTCTATTTTTTGAATCATCTTCCTTAATCAGAGCGGCTCGCTCTATTTCCAGCTGAGTCACCTTCCGTTCGAGCTCATCGAGTTCCGCGGGCATACTGTCAATTTCAATTCTCAACCTACTTGCCGCTTCGTCGATAAGGTCTATTGCCTTGTCCGGAAGAAAACGGTCGGGGACATACCTGTTCGAGAGATTTACGGCGGCGACGAGTGCGGCGTCTTTTATCTTAATACCGTGGTGTATCTCGTAACGGTCGCGTAATCCTCTCAGAATACTTATTGCATCCTCTATGTTCGGCTCGTTCACCATGATAGGTTGGAATCTTCTCTCGAGTGCGGCGTCTTTTTCAATGTGTTTCCTGTACTCGTCTATGGTAGTCGCTCCTATGACCTTAAGTTCCCCGCGTGCGAGCGGTGGTTTCAGGATGTTGCTTGCGTCAACCGATCCTTCAGCAGCGCCGGCGCCGACTACGGTGTGAAGCTCGTCGATGAACAAGATTACATCACCGTTCGATTCCTCTACCTCTTTTATGACCGCTTTCAATCTATCTTCAAATTCGCCTCTGAACTTCGCCCCGGCGATAAGAGTACCCATATCCAACGTAACTATGCGTTTATCTTTCAGTCCTTCGGGAACGTCGCCGCTCACTATTCTGAACGCAATTCCTTCTACAATTGCAGTCTTACCAACCCCCGGATCTCCTATTAGAACAGGATTATTTTTTGTTCTTCGGGAAAGAACCTGCATCACACGCCTTATCTCCTCTTCTCTTCCGATTACGGGATCGAGTTTGCCTTTGCTTGCAAGCTCGTTCAGGTCGCTTCCGTACCTTTTTAACGCCTGGTATTTCTCCTCAGGATTTTGATCGGTTATTCTTTGGCTCCCTCTTATCTCCTGTAATACACTCAGAATTGATTCTCTGCTCACACCCTGTTCAGCGAGAACGGCACTCACTCCACCCGAGTTTGCGTCAGACATCGCGAGTAGCAAATGCTCGTTGCTGATATACTCATCCTTTAGATTTTCCGATTCTTTTAGGGCGCTTTTTAATAACCCGTCCAATTCGCGTGACAGCTGCGGGCTGCCGATTCCGCTTCCCGTTGATTTTGGAAGTTTGGAAAGCAGTTTATCCAGCGATTCGATCAACTTTTGTGGTTGAACTCCCAGCTTACTCATAACCGCGATTGTGGTATTTTGCTCATCAAGAAGCATAGCTTTCAAAAGATGCCCGCTTGTGAATTCCGGATTGTTTAGCGCGGAAGCTAGCTCCTGTGCTTTTTTCAGAGATTCCTGAGCGCGAAAAGTAAATTTTTCAAAAGAAATCATCTATCTGTTTCCCGATAGTTACGTTTAAAAGGCAAACAACAGCCCGAAATGCAGCCTGCTTCGCTCACCCGTATCATCTTCATCGGGATCGAGTTTGTAGCCATAATCGAGTCTTACCGGTCCCATTGGCGTTAATAATGAAAATCCTACACCTGCTGAATATTTTAGCTTTGTAGGAGATACCCTGCTGAATTCATCCCAGAGATTTCCTCCGTCAATGAATAATTGTCCTCCGAATCTCCAAAATACGGGAAAACGAAGTTCAATGTTGGATAGCAACTTGTAAATTCTGGAGACGGCTCCGCTCGGATTCAGGGTGAAATCCTGCAATTGAAGCTCCTCATATCCCCTTACCGAAGTTCCGCCGCCAAGGAAGAACCTGTCGAAAAATGGAATTGACGTATTTTTACCGAACGAGCTGATGAATCCTCCTTTAAGCCTTGTTGCAATTGTCCAGGATTTGTTCAAAAAGAACGGCTGGTATCTGCTCCACGAGACTTCTGCTCTGTAAATATCACTTGTATCCCCTCCTAAAAATCCACCGGCAAATTTAGCATCAAGCGAAAGGATCGAGCCTTTTGTAGGCAAGAAAATGTTCCTTCTCTTATCGTTGATTATCAGAAGATTTATCGACCGTTGATTATCTTCCTCACGAATTCCCAACGAATCTGACAGGGCACTGCTGAGGTCACCGATTACCCTTGTTATTGTTATTCCCAGTGCCAGGCGGGCGGTAAACTCCTCGCTGTATTTCTTAAATAATGCTATATCACCGCCGAACCTCGTTAGAGTGATCTCTTCCGGTTCAATCAATCGCTCCCGCTCGATAAACGTTCTAAAGGTCGTCGGCGCTCTTTGCCCGAGTATCCATGGTTCCGTATAACTTGCCTCGAATCTCGTCTGACCGCTCGAAATATCGGTTATACCGACAGACGCATTTCCTTTAAACCGCAGGAGCCGTCCGGTCGAAAATAAATTCCTGTTATACCATTCAGCAACTACGTTCAGATCAGTGACTGGTTCAGTCGACCCGGCTATCCTGCGCTGCTTGAATCCTATTTCACCACCGAGTTGCCGCATCTTCCTTTCCCGGACGTTCACTATAAGATTTAGCCTTTTATTGACGGTATCGGTCCGGACCGGATCGATAGTTACGTTTGAAAACAATCCCGTTTCGAAAATTCGTTTCTGACTTTCACGTATCTTTTCAATATTATATTTCTCATCCCGATTAAACGTCAACTCGCGAAGTACGATTTCGGGTTTAACTTGCTGAGTGCCGGAAACCAGGACGCTGTCCAAAAAGATCGTATCGTTTTCCTTGATATCTATCACTACAGTGACTTCATCATCTCCTGTGAGATGATTTCGAAATTGGGCAAACGGTTTGCCCCGTGTTTGGTATGCTGTTCTTACTGCTGCAATGTCTTTTCGCAGCAGGTACGGATTGAGAGGCTCACCGAGCTTGGAATCGAACATCCTGAGTATTTCGGTGTCGGCAATAAGGTCATTTCCCCGGATATTTATCTCCTTAATCTTGATTCGCTTACCCTCATTGACCTTCACATGGATGATAATATCTTTCCGGTCGATAATTTCGAACGAGTCACTCACAGCGGCATATATGTAGCCTTTACTCTCGTAATATTTCCTGATTGAGGCCCTATCGAGCTGGAGAATTCTTGCGTTGAATTCGGATCCTTTCCTCAAAAAAGAGGGAAAACCGGGAGACTTCAAGTTCATCTGACCCCTGAGCGTCCCGTCTGAAATATTTTCATTTCCTGAAAATCTTATCTCTTTGACTCGCAGTAGTGATTGAGCGTTCACATCAGGGGCTGAATTGAGTATCAGCATGGGAATAATAAAGAGCAGCCATCCCCGCCGGTGTATGGTTTTAACGCTGTTTATGATTCTTCGAATCAATTATTTATACTAATATTGAAACCTTAATTTATAACTTACGTGCAGAAGTCCATACTCCGTATCAACGTTTCCAGCCAAAGAGCTGATTTTGTTAATTCTATACTCCACTCCAATCTGCTGAGATGAGGCTAACCGTTGAAGCCCCTTCTGATAGGTTACATAAAAGCTTCTGGATATTTGTCTTCCCAGCAGCAGCTCTGCATTTCTATAGCCTTGCAACGTACCTGATTCCGTTTGAAGTTCAAATATATCTAATCCGGCGAGTTGTCCCCCGAGTTCTTCCAAACTCTTTTCTAAATAACTGGTAGCCATCAGCCCAACACCCGTTCCCAATCCGGTGGTTGATATAACGCTTCCGGATTGTTTAAAGTTTATCAATGA is a window from the Candidatus Neomarinimicrobiota bacterium genome containing:
- a CDS encoding DUF4340 domain-containing protein yields the protein MKFKSTWLFAGILLIAALAVYLLDYKPAEEKKAEEALATRLIQFETENVENIDLISEHGEYSLSRSGDGWFIDSPVSAKADGSTINSLLRAAKGAKTERRLSGEDDINLQVYGLEPPLISLKLRISDSTFIGFSLGEESPTGDYVFAYRLEDNQVFTVSKSIFAQTNKKLYDLRKKNVLEFKNKEVQRISVKTEGFSYEIGRLGSGFMMVEPVALDLQSNKVNSFLSRLSGARARKFIDHDQPGPGVTGLNDRGTHIRLVSSVPQGEVSIVIGNSLREDGKPYRYVRDNSRQTLMLIDSSLAGFLEKDPFDLIVKDLLKFDKESVNAIDIKHGSEEIRLVKDDSVWSVTSPEIFTADNDKVEEMMEKYSALKASGVEEYDPKILQLYGLISPRLSIILWQDDVEANSILVGNTVNDESYLKSGASPPIYRIKNDALEELKVSAEYFKIEAE
- a CDS encoding GldG family protein — translated: MGNYSKYIIYGASLSLLTGLFLYVVNNIWTTAGIVFTSAGGGLLFLNIVLNRRNVMSFIGKRSTKYGANAIMLSLIILGILALGNFSLKRHSWRVDTTSSGQYSLAKQTISVLRGLEKEVKVTAFQSEMQSGRIRDLLEEYSHHSGKFIYDVMDPDKNPDIAKKFGIKKYGELVIQSGGREERIQDVNEEKLTNGLIKLISDKAHKIYFLSGHGEKSFELSVENRESLSLITGELNKVNYQTETLHLFQQDSVPEDASLVLIAGAEKSLLPREVGALREYLSGGGSLMLMFEPRVEDSGIDELLSDIGVTLQNDIVLEQSASFIISGGGLKRNMRVSLEPTAAGYGQHRITEDFRLASAFPTARSLQVQENSESGDYDLTELVLTSGSSWGETDFALLDKNQAGFDENRDNPGPVVLAVVGKVKEGREGGRIIVVGDSDFPSNSYLERAPGNKDLFLNMVSWLLEDESLISIRPRDPEDRRVSMTLKQTKVVFWLLVVMLPVSILGFGIGVYFKRRKY
- a CDS encoding ABC transporter permease subunit, whose protein sequence is MRNAYHIYMRELRSYFVSPIAYVVIALFLTISGIFFYLLLQSFIEMSMRMMMQAQQFRMQVPAMNVNQMVVRSLFLNMSVITLFMLPMITMKLFSDEKRTGTIELLLTSPITNWEIIIGKFFAALTVYLAMIFGTTSYISVLFIYGNPELMPIVAGYIGLAFMGAFTIAVGTFISSLTENQIIAAVGCFGAMMILWFVGWAANFVGPPFGEVLRYMSVMEHFQDFAKGVIDSSDIAFYVSFGFFSLFLTYQAVESAKWRG
- a CDS encoding ATP-binding cassette domain-containing protein produces the protein MIDVKNLSKSYGSFEAVKNVSFFIDKGEVVGFLGPNAAGKTTIMRILTCYMPATEGSVSVGGFDVFDNPMSVKKRVGYLPEHPPLYSEMTVDGYLSFVGKIKGLSGKELKLRQEEVLERTSTIEVRKRLIAKLSKGYKQRVGLAQALIHDPEVLVLDEPTVGLDPKQIIEVRELITELGQDHTIILSTHILPEVSATCGRVIIIHKGKIVAEDTPENLVGGLQGHEKLELQIMGPSEKISKALSEVGGVTSLKSSEKEDSTVYTLEIERNSEVRAALAASVVNNGWDLLEMKSVGLSLEEIFLQLTTDEEGEA
- a CDS encoding DUF58 domain-containing protein; protein product: MLPKEVLENIRRIEIGTKGLVNEIFSGEYHTVFKGRGMEFAEVREYIHGDDIRNIDWNVTARAGTPFVKIFSEERELSVMLVVDMSRSGTFGSRHRMKDEVAIEICALLAFSAMKNNDKVGLLVFTDRVEKFIPPRKGKQHVLRVLREIVYHEPQNKGTDMKSALDYLLRVLKRHSVVFILSDFMDEGYEKQLRVTSSKHDTIAIKMTDRLEENLPDVGLMSLVDAETGENVVVDTSNAKVRNSYAAMRKARNEGLERMFKKINMDYITIMTGESYVEPLYRFFRERAKRIR
- a CDS encoding AAA family ATPase produces the protein MAVDLDKLHSKIEVESQFIDKIVAEIDKVIVGQKTLIRRLLISLLADGHILLEGVPGLAKTLTVSTLAKVIKADFQRIQFTPDLLPADLVGTLIFNPKDGAFTTRKGPIFSNLILADEINRSPAKVQSALLESMQERQVTIGKETFPLPVPFLVLATQNPIEQEGTYPLPEAQIDRFMLKVIVDYPDRAEELEIMQRMGNTGEIPEVNPVVTTKEILSARKVVDEVYIDEKVERYIVDLTFATRDPESVGLSELKGLIAFGASPRASIFLRLAAKAHAFIMRRGYVTPEDIRAIGMDVMRHRIILTYEAEAEEMTTEMIIDRIFDAVEVP
- a CDS encoding tetratricopeptide repeat protein; protein product: MKLISNICLMTAAIVMLTSCSIKETDVELWSKTKKLQSQEKYEEALETLKKLLDNYPESEYASEARFMLADGFANIKNDYPKAVVEYRRIILEFPDSNLAPKAQFMIGYIYANYVKDYDKAQAAYLEFKEKYEGNDLSEAVEFELQYLGKDLDDITELKKITGTD